In one window of Streptomyces griseus subsp. griseus DNA:
- a CDS encoding urease subunit beta: MTFRQKYLYGEEPIEINAGRRTVRLTVENTGDRAIQIGSHYHFFEVNSALSFDRQRALGMHLNIPAGTSVRVEPGGTREVELCEYAGTGRLVGFSGLLNGSLVSHPAKVEAVRKAIERGFAGAQNSTQDQKTPEPEKPDEKEPEPRKPDRKKSEPKKPDQKRSQQKKPKSSQKKGSR; encoded by the coding sequence ATGACTTTCCGTCAGAAGTACCTGTACGGCGAGGAGCCGATCGAGATCAACGCCGGTCGCCGGACCGTCCGGCTCACGGTCGAGAACACCGGTGACCGGGCGATCCAGATCGGATCGCACTACCACTTCTTCGAGGTCAACTCCGCGCTGTCGTTCGACCGGCAGCGGGCGCTCGGCATGCACCTCAACATCCCGGCGGGCACCTCCGTACGGGTCGAACCCGGCGGCACACGCGAGGTGGAGCTGTGCGAGTACGCCGGGACCGGGCGGCTCGTCGGCTTCAGCGGCCTGCTCAACGGCAGCCTCGTCTCCCACCCGGCCAAGGTCGAGGCGGTCCGCAAGGCGATCGAGCGGGGCTTCGCCGGTGCGCAGAACAGCACGCAGGACCAGAAGACCCCCGAGCCGGAGAAGCCCGACGAGAAGGAGCCCGAGCCGAGGAAGCCCGACCGGAAGAAGTCCGAGCCGAAGAAGCCCGACCAGAAGCGTTCCCAGCAGAAGAAGCCGAAGAGTTCCCAGAAGAAGGGGTCGCGCTGA